One Nematostella vectensis chromosome 10, jaNemVect1.1, whole genome shotgun sequence genomic window carries:
- the LOC5512524 gene encoding beta-1 adrenergic receptor, with amino-acid sequence MDGHNAASNVTLTNHSQRGYVFSSIPTNQSERSFVYMGAPPYIAHALSLAMILIVITSLLGNSLVMYATRPLKTPNNRAFTRNTTRTFVRSLASSDILGALTTTVGIIEIYVPMTPNSWACHCVRYIMYFPAIITMMNIIVIGIERYFAIFRPFSLPSKKVVKRLVVAAWTAGAFMSIIPNISMRRKSFDIEDDKYTLLCTFDNSTPLGRISNLVFVVSVYYIPCIILSAICIKILRFLKRRKHTSPSGEMPSGMATVRRYKGSYMLVSLIFAFITPYFFYMVFNTLMMILKPKMSYITNFTIGYVFGIATFANGAVNPIIYLTCMQEVRERVKLLFMRRERMVERNQKFLLATRMAGNSNSNIERASSTNQNTGPTLPYHTIVDESSPSSLQNNPGSSGQDTHAKLSNQDPFTQLDVIQLAVKEPVFTQPAVTQLAGP; translated from the coding sequence ATGGATGGCCATAACGCCGCATCCAACGTGACATTAACCAACCATTCACAGCGTGGTTATGTCTTCTCGTCCATTCCTaccaaccaatcagagcgcagCTTCGTCTACATGGGAGCTCCACCGTACATCGCGCATGCTCTTAGCTTGGCGATGATTCTGATTGTCATCACTTCCTTATTGGGAAACAGCTTGGTTATGTATGCAACAAGACCGTTAAAAACGCCTAACAATAGAGCGTTTACGCGAAACACGACGAGAACGTTTGTCCGAAGCTTAGCTTCATCGGATATTCTTGGCGCCCTAACCACTACCGTAGGGATAATAGAAATATACGTCCCGATGACCCCCAATTCCTGGGCGTGTCACTGCGTGAGATACATTATGTACTTCcctgccattattaccatgATGAATATAATTGTGATAGGAATTGAGCGGTATTTCGCCATTTTCCGCCCTTTTTCTTTACCAAGCAAGAAAGTGGTAAAAAGGCTGGTCGTGGCTGCCTGGACTGCCGGTGCATTTATGTCAATAATCCCTAACATCAGCATGAGGAGGAAGAGCTTCGATATTGAAGATGACAAGTACACGCTTCTCTGTACCTTTGACAACTCGACGCCTTTAGGTAGAATAAGTAACTTGGTGTTTGTAGTGTCGGTGTATTACATCCCTTGCATCATACTTAGCGCTATCTGCATTAAGATCCTGAGATTCCTAAAACGTCGAAAGCACACTTCACCTTCAGGTGAGATGCCGTCCGGTATGGCGACCGTACGACGCTACAAAGGCAGCTACATGTTGGTATCTCTCATCTTTGCTTTCATCACTCCTTATTTTTTCTATATGGTCTTTAATACTCTCATGATGATTCTAAAACCTAAGATGAGCTACATCACTAATTTTACCATTGGGTATGTCTTTGGAATAGCAACGTTTGCGAATGGGGCAGTTAACCCTATCATCTATTTGACTTGTATGCAGGAGGTGCGTGAACGTGTGAAGCTCTTGTTTATGAGAAGAGAACGAATGGTGGAGCGCAATCAGAAGTTTTTGTTGGCAACGAGGATGGCTGGCAATTCAAACTCAAATATAGAAAGAGCTTCTAGTACAAACCAAAACACGGGGCCGAccttaccataccataccatcgTAGATGAGAGCTCGCCTTCAAGTTTGCAAAACAACCCAGGATCAAGTGGTCAGGACACACATGCGAAGCTCTCAAACCAGGATCCATTTACGCAATTAGATGTCATACAACTAGCTGTCAAGGAACCAGTTTTCACGCAACCAGCTGTCACACAACTAGCTGGCCCGTAA